The Danio rerio strain Tuebingen ecotype United States chromosome 10, GRCz12tu, whole genome shotgun sequence genome contains a region encoding:
- the vps51 gene encoding vacuolar protein sorting-associated protein 51 homolog isoform X1, whose amino-acid sequence MSSATTPPDSDPAQRRRVHSMLKLYYGLNEEGKATEQAESLDPCDINGPHFDPEIYLNKLRKECSLTELMDHESCMVKQIRSLDSDMQTLVYENYNKFISATDTIRKMKNDFKKMEDEMDCLSANMAAITEFSARISGTLQDQHAQITKLSGVHTLLRKLQFLFELPARLNKCLELQAYAQAVSSHRRARCVLQQYSHMPSFRGIQDDCHVIMEQLAQQLRQKFRDGGSSAKDLSECVELLLQLDEPAEELCDKFLSHAQSRLEADLQGLEAELKDSAVTDTGAGSVQKTSPGSNPVSPSSSVSNPFLSPAAGTDILEFIDRGCNEFVSNLCLVIASYQELFINRPQESELASKNIPEMANGKLHVFVDTLAARYFSLVERRIQEEKGVGDNSLLVRALDRFHRRLQAISKLLPGSAVPSQGTEIVVRAARERIKQYLSALQTFYHDSLTDVRQALAAPRLSVGGASASGGGALVGGASSKDAPPSLPELLTSLSNFILNQLKSVLASVHLFTAKDITFSNKPYFKGEFCSQGVREGLVVSFIKFICQSSRQYCESAGDRGGSTPPALLLLLSRLCLDYETSTISYILTLTDEQFLVQHHTPVTPVTALCAEAREAAQKLLNHYVKVQGLIISQMLRKSVETRDWVNTIEPRNVRAVMKRVVEDTTSIDVQVGLLYEEGVRKAHSSDSSKRTFSVYSSSRQQIRYAPSYTPSAPMDTNLLSNIHKLFSERIDIFSPVEFNKVSVLTGIIKISLKTFLECVRLRTFGRYGLQQIQVDCHYLQMYLWRFVSDENLVHFLLDEIVGSAAHRCLDPSPMEQSVIEVICERG is encoded by the exons ATGAGCTCAGCCACAACACCACCGGACTCGGACCCGGCCCAGCGGCGGCGGGTTCACAGTATGCTGAAGCTCTACTACGGCCTGAATGAGGAAGGAAAAGCCACAGAACAAGCCGAGTCTCTGGATCCTTGCGATATCAACGGACCGCATTTCGACCCagagatttatttaaataag TTGAGGAAGGAGTGTTCTCTGACTGAGCTGATGGACCACGAGAGCTGCATGGTCAAGCAGATCAGATCTCTGGACAGTGACATGCAAACCCTGGTTTATGAAAACTACAACAAGTTCATCTCAGCCACAG ACACAATCAGAAAAATGAAGAATGACTTTAAGAAGATGGAGGATGAAATGGACTGCCTGTCTGCAAACATGGCAGCTATCACGGAGTTTAGTGCTCGCATTAGCGGGACGCTGCAGGATCAGCATGCACAGATCACTAAATTATCag GTGTTCATACTCTTCTCCGTAAACTGCAGTTCCTGTTCGAGCTGCCAGCAAGGCTCAATAAGTGTCTGGAGCTGCAGGCCTATGCCCAGGCAGTGAGCTCCCATCGGAGGGCACGCTGTGTATTGCAGCAGTACAGTCATATGCCCTCTTTTAGGGGCATCCAAGATGACTGCCATGTCATTATGGAGCAGCTCGCTCAACAACTGCGACAGAAATTCAG GGATGGAGGTTCGAGTGCTAAAGACCTCTCTGAATGTGTCGAGCTTCTTCTACAGCTGGATGAGCCAGCGGAAGAACTCTGTGACAAATTCTTAAGCCACGCCCAGTCTCGATTAGAGGCGGATCTCCAGGGGTTGGAGGCGGAGCTTAAAGACTCAGCAGTTACTGACACTGGTGCTGGCTCTGTTCAAAAAACAAGCCCTGGATCAAATCCTGTATCCCCTAGTTCCTCTGTGTCCAATCCCTTCCTTTCCCCTGCCGCCGGAACAGACATATTGGAGTTCATAGATAGAGGGTGTAACGAGTTTGTCAGCAATCTTTGTTTGGTCATTGCCTCTTATCAAGAATTGTTCATTAACCGTCCACAAGAGAGTGAACTAGCTTCCAAAAACATCCCGGAGATGGCGAATGGCAAGCTGCACGTGTTTGTGGACACTCTGGCTGCGAGATACTTCTCCCTAGTAGAGCGGAGGATACAGGAGGAGAAGGGAGTGGGAGATAACTCTCTGTTGGTGAGAGCTCTGGATCGCTTCCATCGCAGATTACAGGCCATATCCAAATTACTCCCGGGGTCGGCAGTGCCAAGCCAAGGAACTGAGATAGTGGTGCGGGCGGCGAGGGAGAGGATCAAACAGTACCTGTCTGCCTTACAGACCTTCTACCATGACAGCCTTACAGATGTGAGACAGGCTTTGGCTGCTCCTCGCTTATCAGTGGGAGGGGCCAGTGCATCAGGAGGTGGGGCTCTTGTGGGAGGGGCTTCAAGTAAGGATGCCCCGCCCAGTCTGCCAGAACTGCTGACGTCTTTATCGAACTTCATTCTCAATCAATTAAAGTCTGTGTTGGCATCAGTGCATCTGTTCACAGCAAAGGATATAACCTTTTCCAACAAGCCTTATTTCAAG GGTGAGTTTTGCAGTCAGGGTGTTCGTGAGGGTCTGGTGGTGAGCTTTATTAAGTTCATCTGCCAGTCTTCTCGGCAGTATTGTGAGAGCGCAGGCGACAGAGGAGGATCCACACCTCCTGCTCTCCTCCTGCTGCTCTCTCGTCTCTGTCTGGACTACGAGACCTCCACCATCTCCTACATCCTCACGCTCACAGATGAACAGTTTCTTGTACAG CACCACACTCCAGTCACCCCAGTTACAGCACTTTGTGCAGAGGCCAGAGAAGCTGCTCAGAAATTACTGAACCACTATGTGAAG GTTCAGGGATTAATCATCAGTCAGATGCTGAGGAAGAGCGTGGAAACGAGAGACTGGGTGAACACTATTGAACCTAGAAATGTTCGGGCTGTAATGAAGAGGGTGGTGGAAGATACCACTTCTATTGATGTACAG GTGGGATTGCTTTATGAAGAGGGAGTAAGGAAAGCCCACAGCAGTGACTCCAGCAAACGCACCTTCTCTGTGTACAGCAGCTCAAGACAGCAGATCCGCTACGCACCAAGCTACACTCCCAG TGCTCCAATGGACACCAACCTGCTAAGTAACATTCACAAACTATTTTCCGAGAGGATTGATATCTTTAGTCCAGTGGAGTTCAACAAG GTCTCTGTGCTAACTGGCATCATTAAGATAAGTCTGAAGACGTTCCTCGAATGTGTACGTCTCCGTACTTTCGGCAGATACGGACTGCAGCAAATCCAGGTGGACTGCCACTACTTGCAGATGTACCTGTGGCGCTTCG